A stretch of the Actinotalea sp. JY-7876 genome encodes the following:
- a CDS encoding cytochrome P450 produces the protein MLAHARDVALVVAARPAVAALLLAGRAVAARRVVRVPRVGWVTASPVLARRALNDHGAFSMVGEGGVGHLWAQVLGPWVTELFDGPGHHDLRSRSRELFTDAAAREQVAQVWGPLLASARALLAAGGEVDVADLSRVAVGRMMIASLGIPVAGDEVSDDAARLVFARGERLATTAVRATTQPVLDPELVQVARDVVAELTAGVPHAYRTAPGSTLLGRMRELGVTEREATGLAALLLVAGTETSASAMQRTVALLVDTGEQHRLLRRPEHLDDAVREGLRVSTPAVVIGRSVAADVELGGRALRAGDSLLALVWSANTAVGRFRLDRPYAAENRQLWFGAGRHLCLGAPLARAEVRGLVETLWADGAPLRVVRRSAQRGVLVPSYRRLVVARA, from the coding sequence ATGCTCGCCCACGCCCGCGACGTCGCCCTCGTCGTCGCCGCACGCCCCGCGGTGGCCGCGCTGCTGCTCGCCGGCCGCGCCGTCGCCGCCCGCCGCGTGGTCCGCGTCCCGCGCGTCGGCTGGGTGACCGCCTCCCCCGTGCTGGCCCGGCGGGCGCTCAACGACCACGGCGCGTTCTCGATGGTCGGCGAGGGCGGCGTCGGGCACCTGTGGGCCCAGGTGCTCGGCCCGTGGGTGACCGAGCTGTTCGACGGGCCCGGGCACCACGACCTGCGGTCGCGCTCGCGCGAGCTGTTCACCGACGCGGCGGCGCGCGAGCAGGTGGCGCAGGTGTGGGGACCGCTGCTCGCGTCGGCACGGGCCCTGCTCGCGGCGGGGGGTGAGGTCGACGTCGCGGACCTGTCGCGCGTCGCGGTGGGCCGCATGATGATCGCGTCGCTCGGCATCCCGGTGGCGGGCGACGAGGTGAGCGACGACGCCGCGCGGCTGGTCTTCGCCCGGGGCGAGCGCCTCGCGACGACGGCGGTGCGCGCGACGACCCAGCCGGTGCTCGACCCCGAGCTCGTGCAGGTCGCGCGCGACGTCGTCGCCGAGCTCACGGCCGGGGTCCCGCACGCCTACCGCACCGCCCCGGGCTCGACGCTGCTCGGCCGCATGCGCGAGCTGGGCGTGACCGAGCGCGAGGCGACCGGGCTCGCGGCGCTGCTGCTCGTCGCGGGCACCGAGACGTCGGCTTCCGCGATGCAGCGCACCGTCGCGCTGCTCGTGGACACGGGCGAGCAGCACCGCCTGCTGCGCCGGCCGGAGCACCTCGACGACGCGGTGCGGGAAGGGCTGCGCGTGAGCACGCCCGCGGTCGTCATCGGGCGCTCGGTCGCGGCCGACGTCGAGCTGGGGGGCCGCGCGCTGCGCGCCGGGGACAGCCTGCTCGCGCTCGTGTGGTCGGCGAACACCGCCGTCGGGCGCTTCCGCCTCGACCGCCCGTACGCGGCGGAGAACCGGCAGCTGTGGTTCGGCGCGGGCCGGCACCTGTGCCTGGGCGCGCCGCTCGCGCGGGCCGAGGTGCGCGGCCTCGTCGAGACCCTCTGGGCGGACGGCGCGCCGTTGCGCGTGGTGCGACGCAGCGCCCAGCGCGGCGTGCTCGTGCCGTCCTACCGCCGGCTGGTCGTCGCTCGCGCCTGA
- a CDS encoding serine/threonine-protein kinase, with product MPERVADPSDGQPARPAPDDALWAPPPATPRPAGGAVDLGLAGYEDVVEIARGGDSVVYRARQTALRRDVAIKVIDVADPATLARFQRELEITVTLGRQHPHIVTVLDTATTPDGRACLVMDFHDLGSLHERVRAHGPLPPSEVVAAGTAVADALAFAHAHGVLHRDVKPQNVLVLPTSYVLTDFGIARRADSGRTASLERFSYRHASPQVLDGLEPTEADDIWSLGSTLSTLVHGRAPFASDDEHEDTALGYLRRVRTGQMRPQGRDDVPAELVAVIERCLRPAREDRFPDAAAVRDALAAVPTESRSWAPASPSGTARDAAAPRPAAAAPEHGGRDGGGPPVARALAPSALAAVDVAGGGRAGAAGAGAGSAPPDADGAPTGMLDADAGPSRPATSAGDDAPGGADGAVDARRRRWPALVGFAAGAVLLGSGIGVGVVLLTARDAPPATAPAPPPTAVPIEPDEGDDLAEVDEDPLDIDLSDPAYAPTDLVLVDQGTSIHASWADPTDGGIVVAVVDVTDAAAPVPLESLGAGVTERVVEGVDPNAPTVCLQLIGIDAGDPQRFGASAPACVTR from the coding sequence ATGCCTGAGCGGGTGGCGGACCCGTCCGACGGGCAGCCCGCGCGGCCGGCGCCGGACGACGCGCTCTGGGCACCCCCGCCCGCCACGCCGCGCCCCGCCGGCGGGGCGGTGGACCTCGGGCTCGCGGGCTACGAGGACGTCGTCGAGATCGCCCGCGGCGGGGACAGCGTCGTGTACCGCGCGCGCCAGACGGCGCTGCGGCGTGACGTCGCCATCAAGGTGATCGACGTCGCGGACCCGGCGACGCTCGCGCGCTTCCAGCGCGAGCTCGAGATCACCGTCACGCTCGGGCGCCAGCACCCGCACATCGTCACGGTCCTCGACACCGCGACGACGCCCGACGGACGTGCCTGCCTCGTCATGGACTTCCACGACCTCGGGTCGCTGCACGAGCGCGTGCGCGCGCACGGCCCGCTGCCGCCGTCGGAGGTGGTGGCCGCCGGGACCGCCGTCGCGGACGCGCTGGCCTTCGCGCACGCGCACGGGGTCCTGCACCGCGACGTCAAGCCGCAGAACGTGCTCGTGCTGCCGACCTCGTACGTCCTGACGGACTTCGGGATCGCACGCCGTGCCGACTCCGGGCGCACCGCCTCGCTCGAGCGGTTCAGCTACCGGCACGCGTCGCCGCAGGTCCTCGACGGGCTCGAGCCGACGGAGGCCGACGACATCTGGTCGCTCGGGTCCACCCTCAGCACCCTGGTCCACGGTCGCGCGCCGTTCGCGAGCGACGACGAGCACGAGGACACCGCGCTCGGCTACCTGCGCCGCGTCCGCACGGGTCAGATGCGCCCGCAGGGACGCGACGACGTGCCAGCCGAGCTCGTCGCCGTCATCGAACGGTGCCTGCGCCCGGCGCGCGAGGACCGCTTCCCCGACGCGGCCGCGGTCCGCGACGCCCTCGCGGCGGTCCCCACCGAGTCCCGCTCGTGGGCACCGGCCTCCCCCTCGGGGACGGCCCGCGACGCGGCGGCCCCGCGCCCGGCCGCGGCGGCACCGGAGCACGGTGGACGGGACGGCGGGGGCCCGCCCGTGGCCCGGGCGCTCGCCCCGAGCGCCCTCGCCGCGGTCGACGTGGCCGGCGGGGGCCGGGCGGGCGCCGCCGGGGCCGGTGCGGGTTCCGCGCCGCCCGACGCGGACGGCGCGCCGACCGGCATGCTCGACGCCGATGCGGGACCCTCTCGCCCCGCCACGTCCGCCGGCGACGACGCGCCCGGGGGCGCCGACGGGGCGGTGGACGCGCGGCGGCGCCGCTGGCCGGCGCTCGTCGGCTTCGCCGCGGGAGCGGTGCTGCTCGGCAGCGGGATCGGCGTCGGCGTCGTCCTGCTGACGGCGCGCGACGCGCCACCCGCCACGGCGCCCGCTCCCCCGCCGACCGCGGTGCCGATCGAGCCGGACGAGGGCGACGACCTCGCGGAGGTCGACGAGGACCCGCTCGACATCGACCTGTCCGACCCGGCCTACGCCCCGACCGACCTCGTCCTGGTCGACCAGGGCACGAGCATCCACGCGAGCTGGGCCGACCCGACCGACGGCGGGATCGTCGTCGCCGTGGTGGACGTCACCGACGCGGCCGCCCCCGTGCCCCTCGAGAGCCTGGGTGCGGGGGTCACGGAGCGCGTCGTCGAGGGCGTCGACCCGAACGCCCCCACGGTGTGCCTCCAGCTCATCGGCATCGACGCCGGCGACCCTCAGCGCTTCGGCGCCTCCGCGCCCGCCTGCGTCACGCGCTGA
- a CDS encoding 3-oxoacyl-ACP synthase III family protein, which translates to MPSPRAVPAAVLAGVEVHLPERTVRVLDAERALAARNPGVAPPAGMVGRLTGVRAVHVLPDDWQASDLATAAAAKLLAAQGLALEDVDLLLFASASQDMVEPATSHIVAQKLGLGCPVMDVKNACNSVLNALEVGEALIRTGRYRTVLVASGEAPSRAVRWDVPDRATYLRSAAGYTMSDGGAALLLRAAPADPGPAPVGVLASGFAAQSQHWTIGTLPGGGTAHPRDLDRTYFDIDGSRLREAFLALGPGTVLEVLARAGLTWDDVALVAVHQVAVTYLGDVHDALGLPADRTLLTVAEHGNLASVTLPLQLVRAREQGRVGPGDVVLLVGLAGGISIGAMAVRL; encoded by the coding sequence ATGCCCTCCCCCAGAGCGGTCCCTGCTGCGGTGCTCGCGGGGGTCGAGGTCCACCTGCCCGAGCGCACCGTCCGCGTGCTCGACGCCGAGCGCGCGCTCGCCGCGCGCAACCCCGGTGTCGCACCGCCGGCGGGCATGGTCGGGCGCCTGACCGGCGTGCGCGCCGTGCACGTGCTGCCGGACGACTGGCAGGCGTCCGACCTGGCCACGGCGGCGGCGGCCAAGCTGCTCGCCGCGCAGGGTCTCGCGCTCGAGGACGTCGACCTGCTCCTGTTCGCCTCGGCGAGCCAGGACATGGTCGAGCCGGCGACGTCGCACATCGTGGCCCAGAAGCTCGGCCTCGGCTGTCCGGTGATGGACGTCAAGAACGCGTGCAACTCGGTGCTCAACGCGCTCGAGGTGGGCGAGGCGCTCATCCGCACCGGGCGGTACCGCACGGTGCTCGTGGCGAGCGGCGAGGCGCCGTCGCGCGCGGTGCGCTGGGACGTGCCCGACCGTGCGACCTACCTGCGCTCGGCGGCGGGCTACACGATGTCCGACGGCGGCGCGGCGCTCCTGCTGCGCGCGGCGCCGGCGGACCCCGGGCCGGCGCCCGTGGGCGTCCTCGCGTCCGGGTTCGCGGCGCAGTCGCAGCACTGGACCATCGGCACGCTGCCCGGGGGCGGTACCGCGCACCCGCGCGACCTGGACCGGACGTACTTCGACATCGACGGCTCGCGCCTGCGTGAGGCCTTCCTCGCGCTCGGCCCCGGCACGGTGCTCGAGGTGCTCGCGCGTGCCGGGCTGACGTGGGACGACGTCGCGCTGGTCGCGGTGCACCAGGTCGCCGTCACCTACCTCGGCGACGTCCACGACGCGCTCGGCCTGCCCGCCGACCGCACGCTGCTCACGGTGGCCGAGCACGGCAACCTCGCGTCGGTCACCCTGCCCCTGCAGCTCGTGCGGGCGCGGGAGCAGGGGCGCGTCGGGCCCGGCGACGTCGTGCTCCTCGTGGGCCTCGCGGGCGGCATCAGCATCGGCGCGATGGCCGTCCGCCTGTGA
- a CDS encoding MoxR family ATPase: MTPEPLAPQPLDEQAIARFRVVHGKVVDAVESALHGKRAVVELVAVALFASGHVLLEDVPGTGKTTLARALAAALGGSSRRIQFTPDLLPTDVTGTSVFEPGTGEVRFRPGPVFSNVLLADEINRAAAKTQSALLEVMAERTVTVDGVGHVVPDPFLVVATQNPIDLDGTYRLPEAQLDRFLLRIAIGYPDVEHELEILRPGSSAGRVQDVATVTSPDEVAALTSALRRLHVAEPILRYVRELGAATRDDHRLRLGASTRALRSLVAAAQVHAAAQGRHFVVPSDVQRLVRPVLSHRLVLTREAVLAGTTTAELLDDVVARVDAPRPAAV; this comes from the coding sequence ATGACGCCCGAGCCCCTCGCCCCCCAGCCGCTCGACGAGCAGGCGATCGCGCGGTTCCGCGTCGTGCACGGGAAGGTCGTCGACGCCGTCGAGTCCGCGCTGCACGGCAAGCGTGCCGTCGTCGAGCTCGTCGCGGTGGCGCTCTTCGCGTCCGGGCACGTCCTGCTCGAGGACGTGCCCGGGACGGGCAAGACGACGCTGGCGCGGGCGCTCGCGGCGGCCCTGGGCGGCTCGTCGCGGCGCATCCAGTTCACCCCCGACCTGCTGCCCACCGACGTCACCGGCACGTCCGTCTTCGAGCCCGGGACGGGCGAGGTGCGCTTCCGCCCGGGCCCCGTCTTCAGCAACGTCCTGCTCGCCGACGAGATCAACCGTGCCGCGGCCAAGACGCAGTCCGCCCTGCTGGAGGTCATGGCGGAGCGCACGGTGACGGTCGACGGCGTGGGGCACGTGGTGCCGGACCCGTTCCTCGTGGTGGCGACGCAGAACCCCATCGACCTCGACGGCACCTACCGCCTCCCGGAGGCGCAGCTCGACCGGTTCCTGCTGCGGATCGCGATCGGGTACCCGGACGTCGAGCACGAGCTCGAGATCCTGCGCCCCGGCAGCTCCGCGGGCCGGGTGCAGGACGTCGCGACGGTGACGTCCCCGGACGAGGTCGCCGCGCTCACCAGCGCGCTGCGCCGGCTGCACGTCGCCGAGCCGATCCTGCGCTACGTGCGCGAGCTCGGCGCCGCGACCCGGGACGACCACCGGCTGCGCCTCGGTGCGAGCACGCGCGCGCTCCGGTCCCTCGTGGCGGCCGCGCAGGTGCACGCGGCCGCCCAGGGGCGGCACTTCGTCGTGCCGAGCGACGTCCAGCGGCTCGTCCGGCCCGTCCTGTCGCACCGGCTCGTCCTGACACGTGAGGCCGTCCTCGCGGGCACGACCACGGCCGAGCTCCTCGACGACGTCGTCGCACGCGTCGACGCGCCCCGGCCCGCGGCGGTCTGA
- a CDS encoding transglutaminase domain-containing protein, giving the protein MRAARVAWAALVPAVAATTLVTAFTAGPVLVLLLLAAVVLPFGAVALGARLSVPAWAVAAATTALVLVAAVTSVRGVAGDPGPAVGGWRASALGEALGPLADAVARLLTAPRPAEPTPVHVAPVLVLVALVSLAVALAATRRATPGAGPLVGGAVLYAAALLLTAGGADPHGVVAGLLVVVAAAGWVLLDGHGAPDLRRDPASLGRAEGRARRRWRPATPAALAAVLVAASATAAGGALTRGEPFEPREHVTPPVVRVDATHPLPQLAVWAAEPDRELLVATGALPPRLSLVVLPDFDGATWRSGSSLRPVGAVASPSLPPGAEVGRMDATLELTGLASPALGTGTWLPTAGRPVSVTVPGALWDVETGSLVAPEGLAAGSVYRVTADVDQPAAATLATAGVPSGAEVARYLELPRIPADVLAYARTVTQHAPSRLVQARLIEETVRADRELAPDAVSGSSYARVREFLFAEPEQGGQVGTAEQFASSFAVLARAAGLPSRLVLGFVLPEPATDGSVVVRGEDAHVWPEVYLAGAGWVAFDPSPAASGTAADRATDALDLATDGELEPPDPAAVPAPEESGDAEPVPGPPDAVPGPRAALLVTMAVVAVLASVVVLAGVSAVLRARRLRRLRRHGAVGAWQHVEDVLVLAGVALPPGADARQVAARVGEGEPGSAAARLAVLAEHAAFAEQAVPAPDHRDAVDAWSLARVVERAVRRRASWRTRAAWTWHPGPLRRRGGARGRVVVRAGAPGQRVTQAGAEAPKR; this is encoded by the coding sequence ATGAGGGCCGCGCGCGTCGCCTGGGCGGCACTGGTCCCCGCGGTCGCGGCGACGACCCTCGTGACCGCCTTCACGGCGGGGCCGGTGCTCGTCCTCCTCCTGCTGGCCGCCGTCGTCCTCCCCTTCGGGGCGGTGGCCCTGGGGGCGCGGCTGAGCGTGCCGGCGTGGGCCGTGGCCGCTGCGACGACCGCCCTCGTGCTGGTCGCCGCCGTCACCTCGGTGCGCGGGGTGGCCGGCGACCCGGGCCCGGCCGTCGGCGGCTGGCGGGCGAGCGCCCTCGGAGAGGCGCTCGGCCCGCTCGCGGACGCGGTCGCGCGCCTGCTCACGGCGCCGCGCCCGGCGGAGCCGACCCCCGTCCACGTCGCGCCCGTGCTCGTGCTCGTCGCGCTGGTCTCGCTCGCCGTCGCCCTGGCCGCGACGCGGAGGGCGACCCCCGGCGCCGGCCCGCTCGTCGGCGGCGCCGTGCTGTACGCGGCAGCGCTCCTGCTCACCGCCGGGGGAGCGGACCCGCACGGCGTCGTCGCGGGCCTCCTCGTCGTCGTCGCGGCTGCCGGGTGGGTGCTGCTCGACGGGCACGGCGCGCCGGACCTGCGTCGCGACCCGGCCTCGCTCGGCAGGGCCGAGGGCCGCGCCCGACGACGCTGGCGGCCCGCGACGCCGGCGGCCCTCGCCGCCGTGCTCGTGGCCGCGTCCGCGACGGCGGCGGGCGGCGCCCTCACGCGCGGCGAGCCCTTCGAGCCGCGCGAGCACGTGACGCCGCCCGTGGTGCGCGTGGACGCGACGCACCCGCTGCCGCAGCTCGCCGTCTGGGCGGCCGAGCCCGATCGCGAGCTCCTGGTCGCGACCGGTGCCCTGCCGCCGCGCCTGTCGCTCGTCGTGCTCCCCGACTTCGACGGGGCGACCTGGCGGTCCGGCTCCAGCCTGCGCCCCGTCGGCGCGGTCGCGTCACCCTCGCTCCCCCCGGGGGCCGAGGTCGGGCGGATGGACGCGACGCTGGAGCTCACGGGGCTCGCGAGTCCCGCCCTCGGGACGGGGACCTGGCTGCCCACGGCCGGCCGGCCGGTCTCGGTCACCGTCCCGGGCGCGCTGTGGGACGTCGAGACGGGATCGCTCGTGGCGCCCGAGGGGCTCGCCGCCGGGTCCGTCTACCGGGTGACGGCCGACGTCGACCAGCCGGCCGCTGCGACCCTCGCGACGGCGGGCGTCCCGAGCGGCGCGGAGGTCGCGCGCTACCTCGAGCTCCCGCGCATCCCGGCCGACGTGCTCGCGTACGCGCGCACCGTGACGCAGCACGCGCCGTCGCGCCTCGTGCAGGCGCGCCTCATCGAGGAGACCGTGCGCGCCGACCGTGAGCTCGCGCCCGACGCCGTGTCCGGCTCGTCGTACGCACGCGTGCGCGAGTTCCTCTTCGCGGAGCCCGAGCAGGGCGGTCAGGTCGGCACGGCGGAGCAGTTCGCGAGCTCGTTCGCGGTGCTCGCGCGGGCCGCCGGCCTGCCGTCGCGTCTCGTGCTCGGGTTCGTGCTCCCGGAGCCTGCGACGGACGGCTCCGTCGTGGTGCGGGGCGAGGACGCGCACGTGTGGCCCGAGGTGTACCTCGCGGGGGCCGGGTGGGTCGCGTTCGACCCGAGCCCCGCGGCGAGCGGCACGGCGGCCGACCGTGCGACCGACGCGCTCGACCTCGCGACCGACGGGGAGCTCGAACCCCCCGATCCCGCGGCGGTCCCCGCGCCGGAGGAGTCCGGTGACGCCGAGCCCGTCCCCGGCCCGCCCGACGCGGTCCCGGGGCCGCGTGCGGCGCTCCTCGTCACGATGGCGGTGGTCGCGGTGCTCGCGTCGGTCGTGGTGCTCGCGGGTGTGTCCGCGGTCCTGCGGGCGCGCCGGCTGCGGCGGCTGCGCCGGCACGGCGCCGTGGGTGCGTGGCAGCACGTCGAGGACGTGCTCGTGCTCGCCGGGGTCGCGCTGCCGCCGGGCGCGGACGCGCGGCAGGTGGCGGCACGCGTCGGTGAGGGCGAGCCGGGCTCGGCGGCGGCGCGGCTCGCGGTGCTCGCCGAGCACGCCGCGTTCGCCGAGCAGGCGGTGCCCGCCCCCGACCACCGCGACGCGGTCGACGCGTGGAGCCTCGCGCGCGTGGTCGAGCGCGCGGTGCGCCGGCGGGCGTCGTGGCGGACGCGCGCGGCCTGGACGTGGCACCCGGGGCCGCTGCGGCGGCGCGGGGGAGCCCGCGGCCGGGTGGTGGTCCGCGCCGGGGCGCCGGGTCAGCGCGTGACGCAGGCGGGCGCGGAGGCGCCGAAGCGCTGA
- a CDS encoding DUF58 domain-containing protein encodes MRDGARPTARGLVVLGLGAASLGGGLAAGYGGLVGLGLALLLLVAVAVVSVLLPAPLAIERSVEPERVPRLGAGAAVAHVTNASAWWPLGLTGWDRVGGTRVPVRVPQLRPGASVEVRSDVPTQRRGVLSVGPLVLDRRGVAGLARSRRTHGAQRTVTVLPRLLPVEAPPPGVRRGHVGADERVEHGGTDLVGIREYVPGDDLRRLHWATSARVGTLMVREDADPSQPHLTVLLDDDAAAYAGDGFEEAVDVAASLVAGAVASGSPVRLLTTSGRLTHDVPAGPPGSGAPGALVEEVLTACALLDPSTGRAAAVAASVGVPAPDVLAVVCGAGSDLRDLSLRAHAAPHGSLLVVDPAPDRVVDVVGGTTVVRGPRAEDVTAAWSLAVVR; translated from the coding sequence GTGCGTGACGGCGCCCGCCCCACGGCCCGGGGCCTCGTCGTGCTCGGCCTCGGTGCGGCGAGCCTCGGGGGTGGGCTCGCCGCCGGGTACGGCGGGCTCGTCGGCCTCGGGCTCGCCCTCCTGCTCCTGGTGGCGGTCGCCGTCGTCTCCGTCCTGCTGCCCGCGCCCCTCGCGATCGAGCGCAGCGTCGAGCCGGAGCGGGTGCCACGGCTGGGTGCCGGAGCGGCCGTCGCGCACGTGACGAACGCCTCCGCCTGGTGGCCGCTCGGCCTCACCGGGTGGGACCGGGTCGGCGGCACGAGGGTGCCGGTCCGCGTCCCGCAGCTGCGTCCGGGCGCCTCGGTCGAGGTGCGCTCGGACGTGCCCACGCAGCGGCGGGGGGTCCTGTCCGTCGGACCGCTCGTGCTCGACCGCCGCGGCGTCGCCGGGCTCGCGCGCTCCCGCAGGACGCACGGCGCGCAGCGCACCGTCACGGTGCTGCCGCGCCTCCTGCCCGTCGAGGCGCCGCCGCCCGGCGTGCGCCGCGGGCACGTCGGGGCCGACGAGCGCGTCGAGCACGGTGGGACGGACCTCGTCGGGATCCGCGAGTACGTGCCGGGGGACGACCTGCGGCGCCTGCACTGGGCGACCAGCGCGCGCGTCGGCACGCTCATGGTCCGCGAGGACGCGGACCCCTCGCAGCCGCACCTGACGGTGCTCCTGGACGACGACGCCGCCGCGTACGCGGGCGACGGGTTCGAGGAGGCTGTCGACGTCGCCGCGTCGCTCGTCGCCGGGGCCGTCGCGTCCGGCAGCCCGGTGCGGCTCCTGACCACCAGCGGCCGCCTCACGCACGACGTGCCCGCGGGGCCGCCTGGGTCGGGGGCACCCGGCGCGCTGGTCGAGGAGGTGCTCACGGCCTGCGCGCTGCTGGACCCGTCGACAGGGCGGGCCGCCGCGGTGGCCGCGTCCGTCGGGGTCCCGGCCCCGGACGTGCTCGCGGTCGTGTGCGGCGCCGGCAGCGACCTGCGCGACCTGTCGCTGCGGGCGCACGCCGCCCCGCACGGCTCCCTGCTCGTCGTGGACCCGGCGCCCGACCGCGTCGTCGACGTCGTCGGCGGCACCACGGTGGTGCGCGGCCCGCGCGCGGAGGACGTCACGGCCGCGTGGTCGCTCGCGGTGGTCCGATGA
- a CDS encoding cytochrome P450 produces the protein MSRPDAAARTAPLAHAMAWEERVQRGAHPVVYPFLRRVAARGPVVRVPGLGVVVSDAALAREVLLDTERFTKTGPGSPADLWTPVLGPAVLLNMEGDDHARLRGRLAPLFTPRAVADLTGPVLAGPTERLGERLAAGAHVDLVAHVGAMAGAVICRMTGLPATDAAVRSAFRDAQEIVGMVRLHRRTLTPPQVRRAREVLGRLSAHAVTAYRAGDEATVPGRMRALGLSESEARGAVGAFVLTGTETLVSFVPRLAALLADTGWDARLAAADDAGLAGKVVSEALRITAPTPAMLRSVEAAGDVGGVRVAAGDRVVIATLLACRGAGPFAPDVPQPAAVRQLWFGAGPHFCLGMPLAMVQTTAVLDALLAAVRSAGPLRVVERRVARGVLIPAYAHLAVGAGPRREADAA, from the coding sequence ATGAGCCGCCCCGACGCCGCGGCGCGGACCGCGCCGCTCGCGCACGCCATGGCCTGGGAGGAGCGCGTGCAGCGGGGCGCCCACCCCGTCGTCTACCCGTTCCTGCGCCGGGTCGCCGCGCGGGGCCCGGTGGTGCGCGTGCCCGGCCTCGGGGTGGTCGTCAGCGACGCCGCGCTCGCCCGCGAGGTCCTGCTGGACACCGAGCGCTTCACGAAGACCGGCCCGGGCTCCCCGGCGGACCTCTGGACGCCGGTCCTCGGGCCGGCGGTGCTGCTCAACATGGAGGGCGACGACCACGCGCGCCTGCGCGGCCGCCTCGCGCCGCTCTTCACGCCGCGCGCGGTCGCCGACCTGACCGGCCCGGTGCTGGCCGGGCCGACGGAACGGCTGGGCGAGCGGCTCGCGGCCGGGGCGCACGTGGACCTCGTCGCGCACGTCGGCGCCATGGCCGGGGCCGTCATCTGCCGGATGACGGGCCTGCCCGCGACGGACGCGGCCGTGCGCTCCGCGTTCCGTGACGCGCAGGAGATCGTCGGGATGGTGCGCCTGCACCGGCGCACGCTCACGCCGCCGCAGGTGCGCCGGGCGCGCGAGGTGCTGGGCAGGCTGTCGGCGCACGCGGTGACCGCGTACCGCGCGGGCGACGAGGCGACCGTGCCCGGCCGGATGCGCGCGCTCGGGCTCAGCGAGTCCGAGGCGCGCGGCGCCGTCGGCGCCTTCGTGCTCACGGGCACCGAGACCCTCGTCTCGTTCGTGCCGCGGCTCGCGGCGCTGCTCGCCGACACCGGCTGGGACGCGCGCCTCGCGGCGGCGGACGACGCCGGGCTCGCCGGCAAGGTCGTGTCCGAGGCGCTGCGGATCACCGCGCCGACACCCGCGATGCTGCGCAGCGTCGAGGCCGCGGGCGACGTCGGGGGCGTGCGTGTCGCCGCCGGGGACCGCGTCGTCATCGCGACGCTGCTCGCGTGCCGGGGGGCCGGGCCCTTCGCGCCCGACGTCCCGCAGCCGGCGGCCGTGCGCCAGCTGTGGTTCGGGGCGGGACCCCACTTCTGCCTCGGCATGCCGCTCGCCATGGTGCAGACCACCGCCGTGCTCGACGCCCTGCTCGCCGCCGTGCGCTCGGCGGGGCCGCTGCGCGTCGTCGAGCGCCGGGTCGCGCGCGGCGTGCTCATCCCGGCCTACGCGCACCTGGCCGTCGGGGCGGGACCCCGCCGCGAGGCCGACGCCGCATGA
- a CDS encoding glycosyltransferase family A protein, which produces MTLAVVVPAFQEATGIGATLAALRDQRDADFDVVVVDNGSTDGTPDVVRAFVERWGLARWRVLHEPLKGTGAAADTGMRAAIAAGATLLARTDADCLPAPGWTRAVRTALTDGGLELVTGPMLPRSDDVPVGPLRRGALRAAVAVAARFGQIRPGNQDPAYLGPYLMCPGCNLAITADLYERAGGFPRTAIEDLHEDRALVNAVRRLTPRYGYRRDVVVRASVRRVHAWGLRRTLGWYADHRYRPAVVDIR; this is translated from the coding sequence GTGACCCTCGCCGTCGTCGTCCCCGCCTTCCAGGAGGCCACCGGCATCGGCGCGACGCTCGCCGCGCTGCGCGACCAGCGGGACGCGGATTTCGACGTGGTCGTGGTCGACAACGGCTCGACGGACGGCACGCCCGACGTCGTGCGCGCGTTCGTCGAGCGGTGGGGTCTCGCGCGCTGGCGCGTGCTGCACGAGCCGCTCAAGGGCACCGGCGCGGCGGCCGACACCGGCATGCGCGCGGCGATCGCCGCCGGCGCGACCCTCCTGGCGCGCACGGACGCCGACTGCCTGCCCGCGCCCGGCTGGACGCGCGCCGTGCGGACGGCGCTCACCGACGGCGGCCTCGAGCTCGTCACGGGCCCGATGCTGCCGCGCTCGGACGACGTCCCGGTGGGACCGCTGCGGCGCGGCGCGCTGCGGGCCGCCGTCGCGGTCGCGGCGCGCTTCGGCCAGATCCGGCCCGGCAACCAGGACCCGGCCTACCTCGGCCCGTACCTCATGTGCCCGGGCTGCAACCTCGCCATCACGGCGGACCTGTACGAGCGTGCGGGCGGCTTCCCGCGTACCGCCATCGAGGACCTCCACGAGGACCGCGCGCTGGTCAACGCCGTGCGGCGCCTGACCCCGCGCTACGGCTACCGCCGCGACGTCGTCGTGCGCGCCTCCGTGCGGCGCGTGCACGCGTGGGGCCTGCGCCGCACGCTCGGGTGGTACGCGGACCACCGCTACCGCCCCGCCGTGGTGGACATCCGATGA